The window GCAGGCCAGTCACTCCGTTTCTCTGTGAGACCCCCCACGGTGTGAATGGCGTCACTCACAGTTAGAGGGTATTTCCCAGAGGAGTCGGCTTCTTCCAAACGCCTCTCCCTCCCTTCAGTCCAGACACTATTATTCCTTCTTTTACTCTTCGCACACCTACTCTTTCCCCTtttctcgctctcgctctctctccctctcgctctctctctatctatcttttcttctctcactctctctacCTCCTCACTCGCCAGCACAGGCTGCTTTCCTGAGCCGTCTCAGTGACACTCTAAAGTAGGCAAATGGCCAGTCCCTGTGGCAGAGTCCCCAGCAGATCCCGCCCCCCTCAGGTAGAGCCAGTAAGGGAGCCAATCAGAATGCTCAGGTAGAGCAGTGCGGACCCTATAGGAGAGTTCAGCCACGCACCGCCACCCCGATGGGACCCAGCGTGTTTGGACAGGCGCTCCGTGTCCTCCAGCTGTATTTGCTCCACGTGCCTGACCACATGGCACCTCCCACtcagacacgcacgcacgctcacacacacgctcacactaactctcacactcacactcacacactcacactcgcATGCACTTGCTAATACTGTAATGGAGTAAACATCCCTGGAACACTATGATTTTGTAAAGACAGCTGCGATGAAGGAGAAGTTGTGGGACTTTAATAGTGACTTTGTGTATGGTGTTCTACCATTTTATACCTGGCTTTGTACCTCTTTTTAACGTGATCTTATATCTTGGTGGTGTaccttgttttatatttattttaaacatcatTTTATATCAGGGTTCTTGGGAGCTGATTAAAACAGACTTTCACTGCATCACTTTCCCAGTTTCCTGACAATTCACCTGTACTAAAAGTGTTTAGTGTAGCAATAGTGTAACTGATGATGGTTATTCTAAGATATTCCCATGtatatattgatttttatattttccaagGCGCTACACAATTTCAGGAATATTACTGATCTGTATACCAAATCCATACCTACTGTTAAACTTGGGATACaggagaacaaaataaaaaaactgaaatacacactTTCCTCTGGTGCGACCTGCCTATTCCGAGCCTGGCTGGAACGGTGTTTTTAACTGGACTCTCACAAAGTCCTCAGAGTGAAAGAGCAAAAACCAGACTGAAAAGGCCATTTGCACCTGATATATATGACCATTTGTTTCATATACCCCCAGGCGAGTTACATGATCAACCTGCTGATGTCTCCGTTTCCAAAGTGGCTTCATTAATGACTCTGTCCTCAGGCTGTAAACAACAGACTGGTTGGTATTTACAGGTGTATTAAGGAAAAGAGGTCCATCACACTGTGCGGTGTCCATTAATTAATGGAATTTAAATGAGCTATATTAGTGCACTGTGATAAGGAGGCTGTGATCCGTAGCCCAGAAAAAAGAGACGGGTAAAGCACACGACTTGTATGGTGCCTAATCATGGAAATCCGTTCCCATTAGAGTAAAAGCAAACACGGTCGGGTTGTTTCCTCCCTGACATGACATCCGAGTGTGTGAAATAATGGAGAGATGTTTATTCAGAAATACACTTTCCACTTGACTGAAAGGCAACACATCTACCTCcacagggttagggttgggagTTAAGGGGTTATGGGTTATGGACTAGCAATGgggtttagggttagagttTGAGTTAAGGCTAATGTTAGGAGTTaggtggttagggttaggtgttTGAGGTTAAGAGGTAGGGGTTAGCTGCTCACCTTTTTTATTTCCACCTATGCAGCAATCAAACCATGGTGTCAGTGCTGTGGGGGTCATTCAGTTTGGGCCCATTGATCACACTGTAGTTGCTGAGGGTTTGGGTATGCGTTGCTGCCACGATGAGGGAGGTGTGCTCTTTCGTGTGAGAAAACCTCTGTGGAGGCAAATTCCCGACATAAAGTACGAAGAAACGCTGTGTGATGCATTGATCTGAAAAGTTTTCTAATTGCCACAGGaaactgtgtttgtgttgttccTGCTTGATAAAGAAAAAGCTTTTCACAGATTTAGTCCCACAGCACTAAACTTAATATTAAATCTTTAATAGACACTGGAACAGAGTGTCTGTAGTGCTGCACATGTTTAAATGTCCATATCTATTTTCTTACAtggatatttatttatgtaactaTTGCGTAATGGTAGAATTGCAAGCGATGTAATGCATGCAAGGGGggcgggtggcacagtgggcttggccgggtcccactctcccCCTTcaacagattggcgtcccgtcctgggtgtgttctctccccctctaatcttgcgccctgtgttgccgggttaggctccggctcaccgcgaccccgcttgggacaagcggtttctgacaatgtgcgtgtgtgtaatgCATGCGTATCATTTCAGTGTGAATGTTAATaacataatattaaaatgaagacTCTTCCTGCATTTGGCACATTGGAAAGTTTTCCTCATCTTTCAGGCGCACGCGCTTTATGGAAGAACGTTTCTGAGATATGAAATCACGAGCTGTGGGAGGACCTCGGAATGGGCTCTTCAAACCAAAAGGGCCGAACTGCGGAGAAATGTTCAGGCGCTGCTTGTTGGCCACATTTCCCCAGCCTCCTCATTTCCCCATCTACCCGGCATTTCACGGACGGCGCCTCTTCGGCATGTTGACCCGGCCTGTTTACAGCTTCGCTTCCCGCAGCGCTAATTGGACCGCTTGGAGCCAATATCCCTAACTGACCTGCCGCTGGGCTGCAAAAAGGGGAGCGAAACCCTCACAGTCGAATGAACATCACAACACGCGGGAAGCAGAAGATCACCGCTCATCGATGAGGAAAAGGGGCAGTAATTACTTCGGTTAACCCCAGTGACTGCGTTTAGGGAAACCAATAGAAAACTGATCATATGTGGATTGTACAGTCACTTCTACACCATGTAATAGTTACGGGATTTGGATATAACACAATGACCGAAAAGAGGATCACAATTTATGACACTTGATCGTGTCCccaaaattcacacacacacacacacacacacacacacacacacacactttctgaaccgcttgtcccatacggggtcacggtgagccggagcctaacctggcaactcagggcataaggctgaaggggggggggggacacacccaggatgggacgccactccatcgcaaggcaccccaagcgggacttgagccccagactcaccggagagcaggccccggtccaacccactctgccaccacgcccccctccccaaaattcaaatttctgctacatatttttaaatgtactcttTGATGTCTGTCTGCTGTAGTACAGTTACATGTAAGTGACCAGAGTGGTAAGAGAGTGAAGGAGCActtcagggacagctggtacagtagtgtttagagctactgcctttgcacccaaaggttgcaggcttgaacCCTTTCTTCAGTTGTAGAACCCCTGagtgaggtatttaccctaaattgtgccggTGAAAATTGTCCACCtgttaactttgtaagttgctttggtgaaaagtaccggctgaatgaatacatgtaagaaGTAGTCTGAGTGGATATCCAGAAATAAAGACTAATTCAGGAAAAGAACTGTCAtaaactgcttttttctttcattgttttcatgtgttttattgtttatttacatttacatacatttacacttatttactcagatgcttttctccaaagcgacttccaatgaactctatgtagtgttattatttttcaacaGATTATGTTCTTGGTAGGTTTTTCACCagcatatattttaattttgtgtttattttgagtttttttataGGTGATGATTACTGCATTTAGTATTCTCTGTCCTTAGCCCCATTTTACTATAGAATTCATTTTACACAAATTTGCATAATATGACATTTCATAGGGACACAACTATGGCGCTACAGCAGAATTATACTTACTGTACACTTCTGAACTCCGTActtactttttgtgtgttttaagcagaaatttcacatttaactcACATATAGTGATTCAATTGTTATTGAAGCAGATTAGGTTTAGGTACAGTAGGGTACAATAGGGTACAACAGGGTACCAAAGAGTTAGGGTTTGAGAGGCCATGACTGATGGGAGGTCCTCACTATAAAATGAACCTGTGACTGTTTGGTGTCTGAAACCCTGTACATGTTTACTTTGTTGGGGGTTTAACTTAATGAGAAACTACTGACAGCAACATTTTGTACACATTATTCTCATTTCCTGTTTCCATAGTTTGTGTGGTTGTGAGGTTGTGTGTTTGACCGCACAGTCAGCGAGGCACCAGAGTGGTCTGTGGTCATCCCATATCGGCCCTGTGCTGGTGTGGCTGACCACTTCTTCTGCTGTGACAGCTGGTTTTCTTAAGTTCCTCGGGTAGCTCTGAACAGACCTTCTGCCGTCTGTCCCACGTCTCGCTCCCTTCAGCATCACGGGCTGTTGCTTCATCACTGACAGAAAAGCCAAAGTGAAGCGATATGAGATGGAGCAGTAAAGTCTTCCTGGAGGAGTCCCGACACCCAGCTATCAAGTTAGGATTTCAAACCTAGTCATGTTCATCTTGGGCTGTACAtttggacacgggttcgaatccagcctAGCCTGTGTGAATTTTGCATGCCCTCCCTAAAAGTAAGTCTTACTAGCAAGTGGGAGCAGCAGCTGAGGATCTAGATGACTGTTTATGACATCTGAAATCTGTATGTTGACATTGAATGCGTGCAgaataattcagaaaaaaatagtgAAACTAATGCAAAGCTTTGCATATAAGATACTTCTGAAAGTGAACTGCCTCGCAGGATTACACCCAAAGCGAGAGGACGTTGTGAAATTTTCATGTGTGCAGTGAACAGTGAAGTTGGTCCAGGGGACAGCACGCACAGCAACATCGGCTGGGTTCGGTGGTGCTTTGGACAATGCCCTGCCTCGGACATGTGAGACACACTGAGGAGTCTTTCTTTCTTCCGTCTCCTCTCAGTCTCCAGCATactgagaaaaacaaagtggcAGAAAGACCTTATTAAGAATGGGATTACCCTCCTGTCTCAAAATTCCATTGGAAAACCTTATAATCCTTTCAGGTTTCGTGTGCGGAGATCCTCCTTTGCTCTCACGAAAGTTGCCCAAGTGCCTCCTAACTACACTGGATTTGTCTCATTCGTCTAGTTTTGTGTTTGTCTGAGAGGCGCCAGAGATgccactgttttaaaaacaccTTCTGAAATCCTCCAGGGAATGCGGACGGATTATAGCACAAACATGGAAGGATGGCTTCGTGGAAGGGGAATTCAGTGAGGTACGGCCATAAACCCCGGGCTTATCGAAAAGGTCTGTTTCGGTCAAAGCGGGGCCAGGTTTATGATGAAGTGTTCCTAGACCTAAGGGTGCTGAAATCTGGGGGCTTCAAAttttccaattaaaataaaaaaaaataaaaaccttccttaataataaacaaatggtTTTCTTACTAAACTCAGTGAGATCTAGCGctttatacattttgtaaacGTGGTACGACACATTGCACCCCTGTAtctgaaatgtttcatattCCGAGGTAACAGTTTCTATTAAACAAATGGTGCCTCTGCACACTAAACAGTGCATCTCTTTTTATACTCTGAAGGCTCGTCTTGAAAATAAGCTTTGTTTTCTATGAAGTTTAAATTAGTGTTCTGTGGGCATATAACGTAGGTGTTatacataaataattacagtaaaacttctttataaatttaaattttatttccctttcatGATCTGCGTGTagctatatttaaaatgaaaataatttttataatgCATATATTTTGGTCACGTACAGTATGCACaagtgtacatttattaattttgagatTAAAGTCTAAGGGGCACCAGAGTaatggtataaaaaaaaaatgtaagaaccaaaaaaccaaaaaggaaCTCAAAATGTCAGTGCTGAACCTGGGTCCGGAACCAGAAACGACTTCTCTACTGCTCCCACTGTGCCCCGGTTCCCTTCGGAGAACCTGGATCGGCTTTGAGGTCTGAGATGGACTCCAGCCTGGAAGGGTCTGACTGGCCTGTCTGCAGGGCTTAGGGCTTCCTACTTCCCTCACACACGACTAACCCTTATTAAGCAAACATCAAAGAGTAATCTTTTTCATACTTTTAATCAAATATGAGCTGGCAGAGAACCGTCCGAATGCCAGACCTGGAGCCCTCGAATGCAGGCTTGTATCCCGTAACCTTGGTTGagctttcttttccttttttttcaacatcagacagTGTGAGAATATTATGGGAGGTGTGAAAAGTTCAGTCGTCTTCGCTCCACTGAAGAAACGGTGTTCTGCAGGAGAAAGGAAAAGCCACTGGAGTGTGAAACTccacacctccctccctccattcACATTTCCTTTCATAGTTTTCTCTGCAACTCTGATGAGAATTGATTGAGAGACCTTGTGGTCCTGGAGAGGCTATGGTCGGCCTGAAGAGTCTGAGGCTGACTAGAAGACACGCTCCATGAGATCTTCACCCCGAGAGCCCCACATGTAGAGAgtttaatgtaatgtatctgCTACTGGACAAGGACATCAGCTAAAGAACGAACTCACACGCGCACACTGTCTACagtcgcttgtcccaaatggggtcacggcatgacagagcctaacccggcaacacggggcgcagggctggagagggaggggacacacaccaaATGGGAAGTGAGAccacagcaaggcaccctaaacaggacttgaaccccaaaccaaCCCTATGGCAGGCCCCGGCCAATCTCCCCGCACCCCCACCTAAAGActaattaatagtaataatagcaaTATTGGGCTCTGCTCCCAGTAACCCTGGTGACCAGGTTACCATTGCACATCCAGCGCTCATCCAGGAAGCATCATTGTCTCTTGTGTGCTcataaaaatgatacatttaccAGAACACCTGTGTACCACCCCTAAACATCTTGTATCAGGTCTGTGAGCATCTCACTCCTGCCCTCTGTTGGAGACACGAGGAAGGAACCGTGCTGATCTTGTGTTGGAGAGTCAAGTCCATCCCGGACCCCCTCCTCTTCCCCAGATGCTCTCAGCAGCACGGCCCCATTTTCACCCATTTCCTTCACATCGCCCTGTCTCCTCAAACACAGTCTACATGCGCGACATAGACCAGCTGCTTTACTTGTTTCTGACACTGCAGCTCTTCTCTCCATTTGGATCATTTTTGGCCAGGCttaaacatttctcttttatGCTTCGTTTTGGCCCCCTGCCCACTATTTCGGGCCCAAGGGATTAATTTGATGCCTATGTTAAAATACCATTTTACAGTGTGTGGGTCAAATTGCCAACTAATCCACTTCACCATAGCGTGTATTTTTGTCTGTCATCTGGTCCCCACGGAGCAGAGGAAAGTTCAGTTTCTGACGGCGACTGACAGTTTCAGAAAATCTCGGCTTCGGATTTCAAGTCTGATTTTTAAAACGTCACCTAAAGGAGCCCTGAAATGGGAGGTAACTGGGAGGGTAATTTGCTCAGCATTTCAGAGATGTTTTGCTCCACAATTTAACACACGGCCTGGTCCAGAGCAGCATAATGAGAATTTACAATAATCCGGCTTCCTTGGCGATGATGAACCACCATGTAATTAATGtagaccccccacccccccaaactGAAGTAATTGGCTTATTGCCCATTTCTGACTTTGCTGATTAAAAACATGGGCAGACAGCCTGTTGACCTCATTTCTTTTGTGTGTAACATTTTGGCACCGTCTCCGCTATGGTCTTATGAGCCTCATTTCAATTTAATATGAGCTCTTGTCGTGTAGGTGAAGCCAGAAATGTCAGCAGCGTTGCAACATGTCCTTAACAACTCATTTAGACTGCAGTTAATCAGCTCTTTAGCTTTCAGTGGATTACTGTTTAAAAACAGGCGGTTTGGTTTGgcaatttcacattatttaaacattatttgtttGCTGTGCTCGTCGTTGCTGCTGGAACGTGCGAAACACCAGAAACTCACAGATGTAAAAGTCTGCTCTCTTCGGCCGGTGTAGTTTTTGCTGCGGTACATTTTTCCACCACAGGGTGGCAGTGCAGACACTAACACGCGAATAGCGGCGTGAGATGGAGTGATTGGGTGGAGAGTGAGTGATGACTGAGTGGATGGAGAGTGAGTGATGACTGAGTGGATGGAGAGTGAGTGATGACTGAAACGCATATTTCCCTTCTTTAactgcttcttttctttttttcaacatcGTTCCATAATATCAGTCATATAATTATCATATAACGGActgagataaataaatactgcattAATCTTAAAAGAAACAGAGGGTCCACGGACCCTCCACCTATATATAGGTTATTTACGGATGAACTGCCGTTTCATCGTTTGTGACGACGACTTTTATCCAGCAGATAAGTTGATTACTTGATTTTAACTTGAAGGCTGTTAATCTTGCGGTCAGTGATTCCCAAAGAGGCTCCGGACCAACACGACCCGGACCAGGAGAGCAGTGAAAAGAGGTtttgctgtgctgcagctgcacgaatatattcattcattcattcattaattcattcataatCTGTTTTAAGACGTACAAATGATCTGAATATTTAACGATACCTGACATGATGTGTACACGTGGTTTCGCTGTTAGAGCGCTTCCTATAAGCGCCATAAAGTGGCAATCAGTCGGTGCTCAACTCTCACTTATGGCTGCAATTATACCGTTCCACCTCATAATGACCACAAAATGACAACAGTATAATACCAGAAAAAAAGGGAGACAAAAAAAGATCTTTATTGGCAGTGATTTCAGGGACTTTTGACACTTTTAAATGGGACCTCTAATAAAAACGGTCCGCCTCCAAATCCTGTATTAGTGCAGATTATATAAGTGAGTTTGATACACAGATTTACAAATTACAGGCAAATTCACCCTACAGCGAAAGAGGGCGCCTGCCAGAGGGatggacagggacagggacaggggcAGGGACAGGGGCAGGACCAGACACGGAGATTAATTAAAGCGCCATATTGCTTGCCCCCCCAGGGCAGACTCGTACAGGAGAAACAACGCTTGTGTTTGTGCGGgggcggggttgggggggggggggacataccTCCAGACTGTCTTTATGGAGCGAGGGCGATTGGGGGATGTGATGGGTCTTAGACAGGAGAACAGGAGGAGAGGGGCATGTCTCACATGTGGGGGATTAACCCCCCAAACCGACTCTAACAGACCAAGCTACTCGACCAGACAACGAGAGGGGGTAAAACAGTCTggtcgttattattattattattattattattattattattattattattatcgtatgtttattaaaaaaaaactgcggtGGACAAAATCcgctttttaatttattgtagaaaaattaaaactgctTCTGAGAACCTACAGCGCCGAGTTAGGAGGGAAAACGACTTCCATGTGATgacaagtgacttttttttaaacgatATTTCTAACATTTAATTGAACACGACAGGGAAGACAAACGTGAGAAATGAGCCTTCTTTCTGCGTCTTTGATCACGTCCATTTCTGatggaaataacatttttcGACGTACACGCAAACATTACTAAATGTGACGCTGACATTTGGTCTCATCAGGTTTTTCGGTAgcaaaataactaaaaaaaaaaaacgcccgTGCCTTGAATATATGACTGATATAATTAAACACGAATAAactatttgtgtgtttgagtgttgGGGACCAAAGGTAAGAAACCTGTTCCACTAAACAGATAATGTCTGATAATTACAgatgacataataataataataataataataataataataataaaagaagaagaagaacaacaacaacaacaataataacaacaagaacaagaagacATGCACACTAATTCAGTCACAccacaagcaatttagagtttGAAACACacctttagactgtgggaggaaaccagagcgcccatgagaacacacaaacttcacacGGGCTGaggcagattcaaacccacgctCAAAAGTTCAGACCAGGAACTGTCAGGCAcaagtgctacctgctgtgcgaCTGCACTGCCCAAGACAAAAGTAGTGAATAGTGACTGATGGCcccagagagaggaaaaagcaAGTTGGGGAAGTCTGGGCTGAAGTTTCAGTTTAAGaagaaatttttcttttgagCACTTTGAGTGCTGGTGCTGAAAACTGGGCAGTTTGATATGGACAGAAAATATAAGAAACCACCCATAAGTCCAGCCTTTTCCATCCCTCCCCTGTCACCTCCCAAACCGCGCACCACCCTGTGTGTCACAGGGACcagtgccacgcccacaccttcagaccaacacggaacacctgtgactcaacgcagatcgcagcataaaaggctgcgtcggacagccagctgatgcggaaccttgatctgcctcctagttagcgaccttctccagccctttacctgttcctgaacgccttccccgaacccgtacctcgttcccccgatctactgcctcctttggattatcgacctcttgcctgaacactgacctcgccttttggatcctccctgttacgacgttcgcacctcgaagaccttttgcccgtcctctgacctcctctcttggatttccccgaagacaccacgatcatcgctctgcacttgggtccgccgcctcCCTCTGACGCGAGCATGACAACCAGTCCCAGGTGTCATTCAGACCAGTTCAgaaattcattttcactttttaatatgaaaactgAACTTTATTTAAGTCAGACAATGACAATTAAGACAGCAATTAGAcatgaaatagaaaaataaagagccttatttataaataatttatatataaataacctTCTTTGTCTATGTCACAAGTGTACATAAAGAGCGGAAAACGGACAAAGATTTGAGAGGGCCAGTCAAGAGTGACTCTGGTATTCGGTGTACATTTGGGACAGAGACTCCGCCAGCGATTTGActgtttcctcctcctgctgctgctgctgcctctgcctcCACCAGGCCTCGTACTCTGGGTTGTCCAGCCGCTTGTCCAGCACCACGTCGTAGTGACCGCAGCTCAGCCAGCTCAGCCAGATGGACGGCTTGGATGGGTCCTCTGGGCCCAGGCAATGCACCATGCTGGACACTGTGGGTGCCTGTGGGCTGCCCCCCGTGGTGACGTGTATGTTGGTGTCCAGAAGGTGACTGATAGCTAGCAGTTCCGTGTAACCGGCCCACTCCCCATCCTGGGCGGCGCTGATGAGGAAGCCACCGACGTCTCCCTCGATGGTGGGTCCCAGCTCCTCCAGATGGTCTGCTATATGGTAGACGGTCTGCTCCCTCAGCTCGGCGTGACGCGACTGGTCCCCGTAGAGAGCCTGACTCATCGCCCTGTAAAGGCAGTTCCCATCGGGGATGATCTGAAAGCGGTATTTGCACCTGTCCTGCAGGTATTCGTTCTGTTTCTCAACCTCTGTGAGGTAATTCTTCAATTTATCTTCATTTCCTGTTTTATTAAATTCTAGGGGGCTTTCTTCCTCCAGGGGAAAACGCTCCAAAGCCCCCATCCTGGACCGGCTTCCTTCAGGCGGTTCCTGGATGAGTCTGGGGACGCTCTCTGCGGTCAGCCTGACACCCATCTGTTTTTGTTCAACAGCAGGCGCCACTTTGACTTTCAGCTGGTCAAGAATTTCGTTTATCCATTCAGGATAACCATTGTAGGAATTCTCCTCGTCATTCTCCTCGCACTGCACTCGTCTAGGACGCAGTGAATACAGTGAATGCGAACCTCGATCTGAGCCCGGTTCTCTCACGAGGCAGACGGGAACCACTCTTTTCAGCCCGTTGGGTCCAGAGATGATGATCTCCAGAGAGCAGGGAAAGGGAGAATGTCCCTCAGAAGACTCGTAACAGGACAAGGCTGGCATTTCCTCTTGGATATGATCCTCGTCACTTCTTCTCAGTTTGCGTGAAAACAGGTCAAAGATTCAATCTCCTTCTGGTGAAGTTCTTCACAGGACTCCTGATGGATGCAACCTCCCCCAAATCCAGGGCTCAAGTCTCGGCTATGCAGTTGCATCTCAGAGCTTCCTCCTTTATAGGACCCAAGCACCAATGACAGCAGGGGTCAAAAATACCCTCTCTGTCATGGAGAATGTCCTCCACAGAGTCCAGCTGGTGACACACCAGATCCAACTTTAGCCATCGTGCGTCACGGGGACCGTAATGAAATTGGAGATGTGAAGAATGCAACTGCACTGCGGTCCTGTGAATGAGAACTCTGAGGAAGGTATCAGAACTGTCGGGCAGGGTGGGGTGTGAGCCCCAGATACAACCAGTACGTCAGGATGCAGGAATGCATGATGAACATGggcccactgtgtcactgtggggAAAAGGAGTGTAGCCTCTGTGGATTTTATATAATACAATGCATTGTACTATATACCCAGCCATTTGCGCTGTTACTATAATTATGTGCAGCAAGGAGCAGGTGGTGTAGGACTTAGGGCTGTCACATTCCCTCAAGGTTCCTGGGTTCAATTCCCTCATCCTGCTGAAGTTCCCTTCTACAAAGGCCTTAGCCTCAATTAAtatagcaaaaattacccagctgcattaaTGGCGAAATCGTTGCAAGTAGTGTATTGTACAATCATGACACAGCACTAAATAATAATTAGCTcttagctcctttgctaagagtctgggagtaacgactgatgcgagtctgtcattctctcaacatatcgaagccacaacccggtcctgcagatacatcctacataatattcgtaggatccgtccttacctcacttctgactccgcccaactacttgtccaggccatggtgacttcccgtctggatactgcaactctctcctgtgtggccttcctgctaatgccatcaaacctctgcagcttctacagaatgctgctgcacgagttgtgtttgatttgccaaagcgctcccatatatctcctctactcatttctctgcactggcttcctatagctggcTGGATCAAATTCAGGACCCtagttatagcctacaaatgcatcaatagaactgctcccagctatttacaagacttaatcaacagCTACACCCCGaccaggccccttcactcatctacttctgctcgcttggtggtctcgcgcacgaaaggtaaagcctggaggttcttggttctgggcctgttatggtggaatgacctttcccGACACTCGGAATTGCAGAAACTACATTCAAAAAgggcctgaaaactcaccttttccagatccacttcgcccaagatctctccagctcatttacggtgtaactgttcatgcatcgtaactccataagcatccccagatacaaccttatTCAG of the Scleropages formosus chromosome 7, fSclFor1.1, whole genome shotgun sequence genome contains:
- the LOC108937654 gene encoding OTU domain-containing protein 1-like encodes the protein MPALSCYESSEGHSPFPCSLEIIISGPNGLKRVVPVCLVREPGSDRGSHSLYSLRPRRVQCEENDEENSYNGYPEWINEILDQLKVKVAPAVEQKQMGVRLTAESVPRLIQEPPEGSRSRMGALERFPLEEESPLEFNKTGNEDKLKNYLTEVEKQNEYLQDRCKYRFQIIPDGNCLYRAMSQALYGDQSRHAELREQTVYHIADHLEELGPTIEGDVGGFLISAAQDGEWAGYTELLAISHLLDTNIHVTTGGSPQAPTVSSMVHCLGPEDPSKPSIWLSWLSCGHYDVVLDKRLDNPEYEAWWRQRQQQQQEEETVKSLAESLSQMYTEYQSHS